One Parachlamydia sp. AcF125 DNA segment encodes these proteins:
- a CDS encoding FHA domain-containing protein — protein MIKLTVQRKNNQIEEFVFEKSSIKIGEGGEEIDLSLSEESLHPCHVEIYEHDGFFYIFNRANDPFVALNELPFRKKSLCGKDVLMVGKTRIEIEAHPAKKNEEVLSPTGPLISQSESKHAHSEGHGTANLQKSEILPPPPTLEEANQQEFSLYAPQNPSKRVNEDPSLEIVPPQHVPEGSLSLSSLAPKPCLAKNEELKAPLSMAQKSWRFTLSLGAMILAFITLLSGIAYLKFNNESDRDEIKAAQAVADAAMALSYAQMARLKPHKSNWSQPEFLKTSLAPILPLDTKPLIDVDAQGKFKNCPYLLRIYTSGDLSHFLVIAQPAPSTLQWLLPRSAIVLDSASMEMRKTADLKNLNRLLVNINSLDELNSNEIFNIAKEGKLIRLSSLKLSKRVREFTPPKALSLLRPGAENYIYNAPRYHRFGENILNKAIALLEGPVNDQQVSALKQDIEALKKLPNLVLYTTKGIEGALQAEKALSIFVPNTPFLIGYLKLSSQGNIIQNSMLMNEEIGPASGEAATDKPVNKDIKVQGPLSIAAENTQAPPSHLHSNPVYLQLDKLFNNRKNALHPIHTKMEELISKERIGTTSDFHPQFQELLKEHEKIALEQREIFKEAFFKLQEEYWMIPLKEWMEYIQATGLTPLVEDILVDLPKENFLSPGAFENALRKIRDSHNFDELYSQVKEITAHLSLNFFPSIQRLIEYQNTYKNEVIIMIDKFLLSSGEKLTVLSSSTQEILDDIFKLIWVNSPTEREFYLHELNLLIQETESKKNLSEPASLQQILN, from the coding sequence ATGATTAAGCTCACCGTACAGCGTAAAAACAACCAAATTGAGGAATTTGTTTTTGAGAAATCCTCTATTAAAATAGGAGAGGGGGGAGAAGAAATCGATCTTTCTCTCTCTGAAGAATCCCTACACCCCTGCCATGTGGAAATTTACGAACATGACGGCTTCTTTTATATCTTTAACCGTGCAAATGACCCTTTTGTAGCTTTAAACGAGCTGCCCTTCAGAAAAAAAAGCCTTTGCGGAAAGGATGTACTAATGGTAGGAAAAACACGCATAGAAATTGAAGCGCACCCTGCAAAGAAAAATGAAGAAGTTTTGTCGCCAACAGGTCCTTTAATCTCTCAGTCAGAGTCAAAGCACGCACATAGCGAGGGCCACGGGACAGCCAACTTACAAAAATCTGAAATTCTCCCCCCACCTCCCACACTGGAGGAGGCAAACCAACAGGAGTTTTCTCTATACGCCCCTCAGAACCCTTCAAAAAGGGTAAACGAAGATCCTTCTCTAGAAATTGTTCCCCCCCAGCACGTACCAGAAGGCAGTCTCAGTCTTTCCTCTTTGGCACCCAAACCCTGCCTTGCAAAAAACGAAGAACTAAAAGCTCCCCTAAGCATGGCCCAAAAAAGTTGGAGATTTACACTTAGCTTAGGGGCAATGATTTTAGCTTTTATCACTCTTTTGTCAGGCATTGCTTATTTAAAATTTAACAATGAAAGCGATCGGGATGAGATTAAAGCTGCACAAGCGGTTGCAGATGCTGCAATGGCTCTCAGTTACGCTCAAATGGCTCGCTTAAAACCTCATAAGAGTAATTGGTCTCAGCCAGAATTTTTAAAAACAAGTTTAGCCCCTATCCTTCCGCTAGATACCAAGCCTTTAATTGACGTAGACGCCCAAGGGAAGTTTAAAAATTGCCCTTATTTGCTTCGCATCTATACCAGTGGGGATTTAAGCCATTTTTTAGTGATTGCTCAACCTGCTCCAAGCACTTTGCAATGGTTGCTTCCTCGCAGTGCAATCGTTTTAGATTCAGCTTCTATGGAAATGAGAAAAACAGCAGATTTGAAAAATTTAAATCGACTATTGGTGAATATCAATTCTTTAGATGAACTAAACTCTAATGAAATTTTTAATATTGCCAAAGAAGGCAAACTCATCCGTTTATCGTCACTGAAACTGAGCAAAAGAGTTCGAGAATTCACTCCTCCAAAAGCCCTTTCTCTCTTACGGCCAGGCGCTGAAAACTATATTTATAATGCGCCTCGCTATCACCGGTTTGGCGAAAACATTCTTAATAAAGCGATCGCTTTACTTGAAGGTCCAGTAAATGATCAACAAGTCAGTGCGTTGAAACAAGATATCGAGGCGCTTAAAAAACTCCCTAACCTGGTGCTTTATACTACCAAGGGAATCGAGGGGGCTTTACAAGCCGAAAAAGCTTTATCCATTTTTGTGCCTAACACCCCTTTTCTAATTGGCTATTTAAAGCTTAGCTCGCAAGGTAATATTATCCAGAACTCAATGCTAATGAATGAAGAGATCGGCCCTGCCTCTGGGGAAGCCGCCACAGACAAGCCGGTGAACAAGGATATAAAAGTGCAAGGCCCCTTATCCATAGCCGCTGAAAACACCCAAGCTCCCCCCTCTCATTTACATTCAAACCCTGTCTATTTGCAATTAGATAAGCTGTTTAACAATAGGAAAAATGCCCTTCATCCTATCCATACCAAAATGGAGGAGCTCATTTCCAAAGAACGCATAGGGACTACGTCCGATTTTCATCCGCAATTTCAAGAGCTCCTCAAAGAACATGAAAAAATAGCGCTCGAACAAAGGGAAATTTTTAAAGAAGCCTTTTTTAAGCTACAGGAAGAATACTGGATGATTCCTTTAAAAGAGTGGATGGAGTATATCCAGGCAACAGGACTAACTCCTTTAGTAGAAGATATTCTAGTAGACCTTCCAAAAGAAAATTTTTTATCCCCTGGAGCCTTTGAGAATGCTCTGCGAAAAATTCGGGACAGCCACAATTTTGACGAACTCTACTCGCAAGTCAAAGAAATTACGGCTCACTTATCTTTAAATTTTTTCCCCTCGATTCAGCGTCTTATTGAGTACCAAAATACTTACAAAAATGAAGTCATAATCATGATCGATAAATTTTTGCTCTCCTCGGGGGAAAAACTGACTGTGCTATCCTCTTCGACGCAGGAGATCTTAGACGATATTTTTAAACTGATCTGGGTAAATTCTCCCACCGAGCGGGAATTCTATTTGCATGAATTAAACCTTTTAATCCAAGAAACCGAAAGTAAAAAAAATTTAAGCGAACCAGCTTCTTTGCAACAGATCCTAAACTAA